The Spirosoma radiotolerans genome has a window encoding:
- a CDS encoding zinc-dependent alcohol dehydrogenase family protein: MKNKNLSMMNTNSNAVSEPQITMMRRWVLKAGATSLDDLIMETVPIPQPKIGQVRVRIKAASINYRDQIVLAGMYGPVTTNIIPLSDGSGEIDALGEGVTQWRVGDKVTTVYAAEEWIDGPPIPGLTFGLGAEGMDGVLAEYAILSAKRVTAAPSNLSFIEASTLPCAGLTAWTALHGDRPYVKPIKKGDKVLVLGTGGVSLFALLLARAVGAEVVGTSSHDEKLQKMKALGAANVVNYVEVDNWGEVVFNQTGGVDRVINAVGGSAIDQSVAAVGYGGEIATMGLFDLEGKPLNYISLMMKGASIRGTAVGSLAAHKDLVKFIETNNIKPPIDNVYRIENAKEAYQAAASRNLFGKIVIHLA, encoded by the coding sequence TTGAAAAACAAAAATCTGAGTATGATGAATACCAATTCCAATGCGGTGTCTGAACCGCAAATCACGATGATGAGAAGATGGGTGTTGAAAGCCGGAGCTACCAGTTTGGACGATCTTATTATGGAAACCGTGCCGATTCCGCAACCAAAAATCGGACAAGTGCGGGTCAGAATAAAGGCGGCTTCAATCAATTACCGGGATCAGATTGTACTCGCTGGAATGTACGGGCCGGTAACTACCAATATCATTCCGTTATCTGATGGTTCAGGAGAAATTGATGCTTTAGGGGAAGGGGTAACTCAATGGCGAGTGGGCGATAAAGTTACAACAGTCTATGCCGCGGAGGAATGGATTGATGGCCCCCCAATCCCCGGGCTTACGTTTGGCTTAGGGGCTGAAGGAATGGATGGTGTTTTGGCCGAATATGCGATCCTAAGTGCAAAGAGAGTGACTGCTGCACCATCGAACTTGTCGTTTATAGAAGCCTCGACACTGCCATGCGCCGGTCTGACGGCCTGGACTGCCTTACATGGCGACAGGCCCTATGTCAAGCCAATTAAAAAGGGCGATAAAGTACTGGTATTGGGCACTGGCGGTGTATCCTTGTTTGCTTTGCTTCTTGCCAGAGCGGTCGGTGCAGAAGTAGTGGGCACATCAAGCCATGATGAAAAACTGCAAAAAATGAAAGCGTTAGGAGCCGCCAATGTTGTCAACTACGTTGAGGTTGATAACTGGGGAGAGGTTGTATTCAATCAAACAGGAGGAGTTGATCGGGTAATTAATGCCGTGGGCGGCTCGGCCATTGACCAATCCGTCGCAGCTGTAGGCTATGGCGGAGAAATAGCCACCATGGGCCTGTTTGATTTAGAAGGAAAGCCACTTAATTATATTTCCTTGATGATGAAAGGGGCATCCATTCGCGGAACCGCCGTTGGCAGTCTGGCTGCACACAAAGATTTGGTTAAATTTATTGAAACCAACAATATCAAGCCGCCTATTGACAACGTGTATCGTATTGAAAACGCTAAAGAAGCTTACCAGGCCGCAGCCTCGCGTAACTTATTCGGCAAAATTGTAATTCACTTAGCGTGA
- a CDS encoding winged helix-turn-helix transcriptional regulator codes for MSTNDQRLASSKNVYQSECAEYIIPVRDALDVLYGRWKLPIIISLTFGSRRFKQIIEEIPGLTDKSLSKELKELESNQLITRKVYDSFPPRVEYSITEHGRSLSKVINELRDWGNQHRKKIIGN; via the coding sequence ATGAGTACCAATGATCAGCGTTTAGCCAGTAGTAAAAATGTGTACCAATCCGAATGTGCGGAGTATATAATTCCGGTTAGAGATGCCCTGGATGTGTTATATGGACGATGGAAATTACCAATTATCATCTCGCTCACCTTTGGCAGCAGGCGCTTCAAACAAATCATCGAAGAAATTCCAGGTCTTACCGATAAAAGCTTATCGAAAGAACTTAAAGAGCTGGAGTCCAATCAATTAATTACAAGAAAGGTTTATGATAGCTTTCCACCCAGGGTCGAATATTCGATCACTGAGCATGGGAGATCCCTTTCCAAGGTGATTAATGAATTACGGGATTGGGGCAACCAGCACCGAAAAAAGATTATCGGTAACTAA
- a CDS encoding NmrA family NAD(P)-binding protein — protein MNIIITGSLGNISKPLATQLIANGHRITIISSKPDKQQAIEKLGAKAAIGRLEDASFLTSTFTGADAVYCMIPFDLSATDQKAYFQKIATNYVQAINETGVRKVVLLTGWAAGLTGSFEATQLADQLSHLAFTELRPSVFYSNFYGYIPMIKQQGAIVGNYGGNDRIAVVAPEDIAAAAAEELTDSSNGNRVRYVASEELTCNEVAGILGEAIGRPDLQWVIISDEALRNGLLQMGMPAQLADELVKMQAAMHSGVVYENYLRHRPVLGKTKLRGFAKDFAKAYYQQ, from the coding sequence ATGAACATTATCATAACCGGGTCGCTAGGTAACATCAGCAAACCATTAGCCACTCAACTCATCGCCAACGGGCACCGGATAACCATTATCAGCAGCAAGCCCGACAAGCAGCAAGCCATTGAAAAACTGGGAGCCAAAGCGGCTATAGGTCGATTAGAAGATGCCTCTTTTCTGACAAGTACCTTCACGGGGGCCGATGCGGTGTATTGCATGATCCCATTTGATCTTTCTGCGACCGACCAGAAGGCGTATTTTCAAAAAATAGCCACCAATTATGTGCAGGCGATAAACGAAACGGGTGTACGAAAAGTGGTGTTGTTAACGGGCTGGGCGGCTGGTCTCACAGGCTCGTTTGAAGCCACTCAGTTGGCAGACCAATTGAGCCATCTCGCCTTTACCGAACTGCGTCCCAGTGTGTTTTACAGCAACTTTTACGGCTATATTCCGATGATAAAACAGCAGGGAGCTATCGTGGGGAACTACGGCGGTAATGACCGAATTGCGGTGGTTGCCCCAGAAGACATTGCGGCTGCGGCAGCCGAAGAACTAACGGATTCATCAAACGGGAACAGGGTACGCTACGTAGCCAGTGAAGAACTTACCTGTAACGAAGTGGCCGGTATATTGGGCGAAGCGATTGGAAGGCCTGACCTACAATGGGTTATTATTTCGGATGAAGCGTTACGAAATGGCTTACTACAGATGGGCATGCCTGCGCAATTAGCGGATGAACTGGTAAAAATGCAGGCAGCCATGCACAGTGGTGTGGTGTACGAAAACTACCTTCGTCATCGGCCGGTTCTGGGTAAAACAAAGCTGAGAGGGTTTGCCAAGGACTTTGCCAAAGCGTATTATCAACAATAA
- a CDS encoding helix-turn-helix domain-containing protein — protein sequence MSQPIRLKSIQEFHQRRGLPQSAHPLISVVNIKDITIAPDRLSVNDFYCISIKRIPNARYRYGQQVYDFTGGVLFFTAPGQVIGFEMAKLPTDPTGWLLLIHPDFLWGTPLARTIKKYEFFNYSADEALFLSEKEEKTIDGIISQISQEYQAAIDPYSQGIILAQIELLLNYAERFYNRQFITRKISNHQLLNRLDDLLNDYFNREEITYNGLPTVQTVCNQLNISVSYLSRVLKLLTGQSTQQHIHGKLIERAKEKLTTTDLSVSEIAFALGFEHPQSFNKLFKAKTNTTPLAFRTSFN from the coding sequence ATGAGCCAGCCAATCCGCCTAAAAAGCATCCAGGAATTTCACCAGCGCAGAGGCTTGCCCCAGTCGGCGCATCCGCTGATTAGTGTCGTCAATATCAAGGACATAACCATTGCACCAGATCGCTTGAGCGTTAACGACTTCTACTGTATTTCCATTAAACGCATTCCAAACGCCCGATACCGCTATGGACAGCAAGTCTATGACTTCACGGGAGGTGTTTTGTTCTTTACCGCGCCAGGTCAGGTGATTGGCTTTGAAATGGCTAAGTTACCTACTGATCCGACTGGCTGGTTGCTGCTCATTCATCCTGATTTTTTGTGGGGAACACCGTTAGCAAGAACCATAAAGAAGTATGAATTTTTTAACTACAGTGCTGATGAAGCGTTATTTCTCTCAGAAAAAGAGGAGAAGACCATTGACGGAATTATTTCCCAGATAAGCCAGGAGTATCAGGCTGCTATTGACCCTTATAGCCAAGGGATTATCCTGGCACAAATCGAGCTATTGCTCAACTACGCAGAGCGCTTCTACAATCGCCAGTTCATTACACGCAAAATCAGCAACCATCAACTCCTTAACCGGCTGGATGATCTGCTTAATGACTACTTTAACAGGGAGGAGATTACCTACAACGGTTTGCCCACAGTGCAGACAGTATGCAATCAGTTAAACATATCGGTCAGCTATCTGAGCCGGGTATTGAAATTACTCACCGGCCAAAGTACACAGCAGCACATTCATGGAAAGCTGATTGAGCGGGCGAAAGAAAAATTGACAACCACCGACCTGTCGGTGAGCGAGATTGCCTTTGCCTTAGGTTTCGAGCACCCGCAATCGTTCAACAAGCTTTTTAAAGCAAAAACCAACACCACTCCGCTTGCCTTCAGAACCTCATTTAATTAA
- a CDS encoding ATP-binding protein: MPGPFKLNQPDSFPFLLNLQAEQERLRYAMQAAQVGTWHLDISQQEVWLDERSQELFGSPGKEVVAYSYLLALIYPDDQHLVDQALKTAFDPSSTGYYDVQFRIRKEPTGASRWLHCQGRAYVDVLGAAYRLSGVARDITVQVQVQQQLEASKARIRSIVLNSPTPTVLFVGRDLVIDTVNAPMLQIWGKDASVTGQSLYGVLPDLIPHPLLEQLQQVYDREEAAPHAFDNPKVVIDKQWNESWFNFSYNPVYSPEGTVFGIIHTATDVTRQVTALQELQRSELRFRALVEEAPIATCLLVGQSLVIQVANESMLAFLGTPKQLIGQPLLSVLPGLQGQPLLSRLSDILEDGQMYSAQGARADWLMNGVSSTYYIDFTAKPLSTEQGEVYAILVMATDVTERVLAQQLIQRSNEQKTIILQLADQLRNLTSLDDIYEHVARQLGVSIGADQTAVVYSVDDQPRVVLWPTPELGEKQPIEANCALILNEIDREQTRIFSDVVHDPTLTVEQKERYQRSQIGAVITKPLVLNNGSVLILFIIHRQAHQWPVAELALVEEVSERLVNAVERTQAEIELQQSEQRYRLLAEQLEQRVAERTGELALVNQDLTRSNENLQQFAYVASHDLQEPLRKIQSFSTLLADQLDPQLNTRAKDYLQRIQSAGARMSVLIRDLLSYSRIATRQQVFGSISLSVVVAEVLDTLSLVITEREAQVQLEELPLVNGDALQLGQLFQNLVSNALKFTPASQTPFIRITYSQRPQNELPQGVNPSKSASFYHQINVSDNGVGFDIKYLDRIFQVFQRLHSQSEYVGTGVGLAICQRVVENHGGAITAESAPGRGATFTVFLPQY; encoded by the coding sequence ATGCCAGGCCCATTTAAACTGAATCAGCCAGATTCCTTTCCTTTTCTGCTTAACCTCCAGGCCGAGCAGGAGCGGTTGCGGTATGCCATGCAGGCAGCCCAGGTTGGCACATGGCATCTGGATATTAGCCAACAGGAGGTCTGGTTGGACGAACGTAGCCAGGAGTTGTTTGGCTCGCCGGGAAAAGAAGTGGTGGCTTACTCCTATTTACTGGCGCTTATTTATCCAGACGACCAGCATCTCGTCGATCAGGCGCTTAAAACCGCTTTCGACCCCTCCTCAACCGGATATTACGACGTTCAGTTTCGGATCAGAAAAGAGCCGACAGGGGCGTCTCGCTGGCTCCACTGTCAGGGCCGGGCCTACGTCGATGTGCTGGGGGCCGCTTACCGGTTGTCGGGAGTAGCCCGCGATATTACCGTACAGGTGCAGGTGCAACAACAGCTGGAAGCGAGCAAAGCCCGCATCCGTAGTATTGTGCTGAATTCGCCTACACCAACAGTCCTGTTTGTGGGCCGGGATCTGGTGATCGACACCGTCAACGCGCCCATGCTGCAGATCTGGGGAAAAGATGCCTCTGTGACAGGTCAATCCCTGTATGGGGTCCTGCCGGATTTAATTCCTCATCCCTTGCTGGAACAACTACAACAGGTCTACGATCGGGAAGAAGCAGCTCCTCATGCGTTCGATAATCCCAAAGTGGTAATTGACAAGCAGTGGAATGAGTCCTGGTTCAACTTTTCCTATAACCCGGTGTATTCGCCTGAAGGAACCGTCTTTGGCATCATTCATACCGCTACCGATGTTACCCGTCAGGTCACCGCACTTCAGGAGTTGCAACGCAGTGAGCTTCGCTTTCGGGCGCTGGTAGAAGAAGCACCGATAGCCACCTGCCTGTTGGTGGGGCAAAGCCTCGTAATTCAGGTGGCCAATGAATCCATGCTGGCTTTTCTGGGCACCCCCAAACAACTGATTGGTCAGCCCTTGCTGAGTGTGCTGCCTGGACTGCAGGGCCAGCCTTTATTGTCCAGATTAAGCGATATCCTGGAAGATGGCCAGATGTATTCGGCTCAGGGCGCACGGGCCGACTGGTTAATGAATGGGGTATCATCAACGTACTACATCGATTTCACAGCTAAACCTTTATCCACTGAACAGGGCGAAGTTTATGCAATTCTGGTCATGGCGACCGATGTAACGGAGCGAGTATTGGCTCAGCAACTCATTCAACGCAGCAACGAGCAGAAAACAATTATTCTGCAACTAGCTGACCAGCTACGAAACCTGACTAGTCTGGATGATATTTACGAACATGTCGCCAGGCAGTTGGGCGTCTCTATCGGCGCCGACCAGACGGCAGTGGTTTACTCGGTAGATGACCAGCCTCGTGTGGTGTTATGGCCTACACCAGAGCTAGGAGAAAAACAACCCATAGAGGCTAATTGCGCGCTAATACTCAATGAGATAGACCGGGAGCAAACGAGGATCTTCTCTGATGTTGTTCATGACCCTACCCTCACGGTGGAACAGAAAGAGCGGTACCAACGAAGCCAGATTGGCGCCGTAATTACCAAACCGCTGGTCCTCAACAATGGGTCGGTGCTCATCTTGTTTATCATTCATCGGCAGGCGCACCAATGGCCGGTTGCTGAACTGGCGCTGGTGGAGGAGGTCAGCGAACGGCTGGTCAACGCCGTAGAGCGGACCCAGGCTGAGATTGAGCTGCAGCAAAGCGAACAACGTTACCGGCTTTTGGCCGAGCAATTAGAGCAGCGGGTAGCCGAGCGCACGGGCGAATTGGCGCTGGTCAATCAGGATCTGACCCGCTCGAACGAAAATCTGCAGCAGTTTGCCTATGTAGCCAGCCATGATTTGCAGGAGCCACTGCGCAAAATACAATCGTTCAGCACGTTGCTGGCAGACCAGCTCGATCCGCAACTGAATACAAGGGCAAAAGATTACTTGCAGCGCATCCAGTCAGCCGGCGCGCGCATGTCCGTATTAATCAGGGATCTGTTGAGTTACTCGCGCATTGCTACCCGTCAGCAAGTATTTGGGTCTATCTCATTAAGCGTGGTGGTCGCCGAAGTATTGGACACCTTATCGCTGGTGATCACCGAACGCGAAGCTCAGGTTCAGCTCGAGGAGTTACCACTCGTCAACGGAGACGCCTTGCAGTTAGGCCAGTTGTTTCAGAATCTGGTATCTAACGCGCTCAAGTTCACCCCGGCGAGCCAGACGCCTTTTATACGGATAACGTATTCACAACGACCACAAAATGAACTTCCTCAGGGAGTAAATCCGAGTAAATCCGCTTCCTTTTATCATCAGATCAATGTCAGCGATAATGGTGTGGGGTTTGACATCAAGTATCTGGACCGAATCTTTCAGGTCTTTCAGCGGCTGCACAGTCAAAGTGAATATGTGGGTACCGGCGTTGGGCTGGCCATTTGTCAACGGGTAGTAGAGAATCATGGCGGTGCCATCACGGCCGAGAGCGCACCGGGGCGGGGAGCTACCTTTACGGTATTCTTACCCCAATATTGA
- a CDS encoding BLUF domain-containing protein, with protein sequence MDYCITYFSTAIETTTEDNIQEIVTFSRERNARLNITGVLLYINGQIVQVLEGQQTAVTKLYNSIQQDPRHTQVRTVISRPISHRLFSHWYMGYETLTTQQYDEVSSIISDHPQPEGSFAADQPVILRMLQRFFELNHQS encoded by the coding sequence ATGGATTACTGTATTACTTATTTTAGTACCGCCATCGAAACGACTACCGAAGACAACATACAAGAAATTGTCACTTTCAGTCGAGAGAGGAACGCACGACTGAACATCACGGGGGTGCTGCTTTATATTAACGGGCAAATCGTACAGGTGCTGGAAGGCCAGCAAACGGCCGTTACAAAGTTGTATAACAGTATTCAGCAGGATCCTCGCCACACCCAGGTACGGACGGTCATCAGCCGGCCAATCAGCCACCGTTTGTTCAGTCACTGGTACATGGGGTACGAGACGCTAACTACACAACAGTACGACGAGGTGAGCAGCATCATCTCCGACCACCCTCAACCCGAAGGCTCTTTTGCTGCCGATCAGCCAGTCATTTTACGCATGCTACAACGGTTCTTTGAGCTGAATCACCAGTCGTAA